One Watersipora subatra chromosome 4, tzWatSuba1.1, whole genome shotgun sequence genomic window carries:
- the LOC137393522 gene encoding 2',5'-phosphodiesterase 12-like isoform X2 produces MTGFPVIPEFTLEFADRLECDFEWSQAAVPEVLIGCDFLYTPTVKDIGHRLTLTIIPKRGDRQGFSVTVVSDSEVKTGPDLLPILSRQNLPVKDTSVNNCRVVSYNLLAHTYTDTEFSRKELFSHCPVGYLEYDYRKSLIAKELLGYNADVICLQEVDNSQFSNYYQPLFRFHGYSSFLCSKRHYKIPKNWHAVEEEPTVNMDCEEKGDESLTEASVGTEGEGQIICSEGSAILFKDSKFRLVADCTINIATALETDSRYADIKEAAMNSRLVTEKLFYRSGCCVQTVVLESRDDKSKRLCLATTHLYFHPLGSVVRLLQTAVALRHIHSVKSSYKSEGCSMPVLFCGDFNSAPNSKIVQLVRSRGVSDNDGVWNENALYSMEGVNLQHSLYLETACGFPKYTNYVPQFKECIDYIFYEKHCFSVESVTSLPSEEFMASHRNGIPSENFPSDHLALCCELSWLPLE; encoded by the exons ATGACTGGGTTTCCTGTCATTCCTGAGTTCACTTTGGAGTTTGCCGACAGACTGGAATGTGACTTTGAATGGTCACAAGCTGCTGTACCTGAAGTTTTGATTGGGTGTGATTTTCTCTATACACCAACAGTCAAAGATATTGGTCACAGGCTCACGTTGACCATCATTCCGAAAAGAGGAGATCGTCAGGGATTTTCTGTAACAGTTGTGTCTGATTCAGAAGTAAAAACAGGACCAGATTTGTTGCCAATTTTGTCCAGACAGAACTTGCCTGTTAAAGACACATCTGTCAACAA TTGTAGGGTGGTGAGTTATAACCTTCTTGCTCACACATATACGGACACAGAGTTTTCTCGcaaggagttgttttctcattgCCCAGTAGGCTACCTTGAGTATGACTACAGAAAAAGTCTGATCGCAAAGGAGCTTTTAG GGTACAATGCGGATGTGATTTGCTTGCAAGAGGTGGACAACTCTCAATTCTCTAACTACTACCAGCCATTGTTTAGGTTTCATGGATACAGTTCCTTTTTGTGCTCCAAGCGACATTATAAGATCCCTAAAAACTGGCATGCAGTAGAAGAGGAGCCAACTGTCA ACATGGATTGTGAAGAAAAGGGTGATGAAAGTCTTACTGAGGCATCTGTTGGCACTGAAGGTGAAGGTCAGATAATCTGCAGTGAAGGATCTGCCATCTTGTTTAAAGACTCAAAATTTAG GTTAGTAGCTGACTGCACCATAAACATAGCGACAGCCCTAGAAACTGACAGCCGCTATGCTGATATCAAAGAAGCTGCTATGAACTCTAGACTGGTAACAGAGAAGCTTTTCTACAGATCTGGGTGCTGCGTTCAA ACTGTGGTCCTAGAATCAAGAGATGACAAAAGCAAGCGGTTATGTCTGGCTACGACACATCTTTACTTCCACCCGCTTGGCTCTGTGGTGAGGCTTCTCCAGACAGCAGTTGCGCTGCGCCACATCCACTCAGTCAAGTCTTCATACAAATCTGAG GGTTGTTCTATGCCAGTGTTGTTCTGTGGAGACTTCAACAGCGCCCCGAACTCAAAGATAGTACAGCTGGTGCGAAGTCGCGGTGTTTCTGACAATGATGGCGTCTGGAATGAGA ATGCACTTTACTCAATGGAGGGTGTCAACTTACAGCACTCTCTCTACCTGGAAACAGCGTGCGGCTTCCCAAAATACACCAACTATGTGCCACAGTTTAAAGAGTGTATTGACTATATTTTTTATGAGAAGCATTGCTTCTCTGTTGAATCTGTCACCTCTTTACCCAGTGAAGAATTCATGGCTTCTCACCGAAATGGTATACCTAGTGAAAACTTTCCTTCTGACCACCTTGCTCTCTGCTGTGAGCTTTCATGGTTACCGTTAGAATGA
- the LOC137393522 gene encoding 2',5'-phosphodiesterase 12-like isoform X1 translates to MNYLFTMLKKLFSALYLGSKSLLIESQKKKMTATNIVRVRRLDDQCTRRMHGQFTYKLLYESGVSKERVFNFNRLISEPNSEALSRLQCNISKRLEDNYRKKNRSAAKAVDVNTEVFIDIKLFDEHGTEVDGSVPNSEAWVDGGSLKIEDVLYSIEVNPPRILEARLPSVIMTGFPVIPEFTLEFADRLECDFEWSQAAVPEVLIGCDFLYTPTVKDIGHRLTLTIIPKRGDRQGFSVTVVSDSEVKTGPDLLPILSRQNLPVKDTSVNNCRVVSYNLLAHTYTDTEFSRKELFSHCPVGYLEYDYRKSLIAKELLGYNADVICLQEVDNSQFSNYYQPLFRFHGYSSFLCSKRHYKIPKNWHAVEEEPTVNMDCEEKGDESLTEASVGTEGEGQIICSEGSAILFKDSKFRLVADCTINIATALETDSRYADIKEAAMNSRLVTEKLFYRSGCCVQTVVLESRDDKSKRLCLATTHLYFHPLGSVVRLLQTAVALRHIHSVKSSYKSEGCSMPVLFCGDFNSAPNSKIVQLVRSRGVSDNDGVWNENALYSMEGVNLQHSLYLETACGFPKYTNYVPQFKECIDYIFYEKHCFSVESVTSLPSEEFMASHRNGIPSENFPSDHLALCCELSWLPLE, encoded by the exons ATGAACTACCTCTTTACCAtgctgaaaaaattatttagtgcCCTATATCTAGGAAGCAAATCTTTACTGATCGAATCACAAAAAAAAAAGATGACCGCTACAAATATAGTACGAGTTCGGCGCTTAGATGATCAGTGTACCCGCAGAATGCATGGGCAGTTTACATACAAGCTCCTCTATGAAAGTGGTGTGAGTAAAGAACGCGTGTTCAACTTTAACAGGTTGATATCAGAGCCAAATAGTGAAGCTCTTAGTCGACTACAGTGTAACATTTCTAAGCGTCTTGAAGACAATTATAGGAAGAAAAATCGTTCTGCAGCAAAGGCTGTAGATGTGAACACCGAAGTTTTTATTGATATTAAATTATTTGATGAGCATGGCACTGAAGTGGATGGCTCGGTGCCTAACTCGGAAGCATGGGTAGATGGCGGAAGCCTGAAGATAGAAGATGTGCTATATTCTATAGAAGTAAATCCCCCTAGGATACTTGAAGCTCGTTTGCCTTCGGTTATCATGACTGGGTTTCCTGTCATTCCTGAGTTCACTTTGGAGTTTGCCGACAGACTGGAATGTGACTTTGAATGGTCACAAGCTGCTGTACCTGAAGTTTTGATTGGGTGTGATTTTCTCTATACACCAACAGTCAAAGATATTGGTCACAGGCTCACGTTGACCATCATTCCGAAAAGAGGAGATCGTCAGGGATTTTCTGTAACAGTTGTGTCTGATTCAGAAGTAAAAACAGGACCAGATTTGTTGCCAATTTTGTCCAGACAGAACTTGCCTGTTAAAGACACATCTGTCAACAA TTGTAGGGTGGTGAGTTATAACCTTCTTGCTCACACATATACGGACACAGAGTTTTCTCGcaaggagttgttttctcattgCCCAGTAGGCTACCTTGAGTATGACTACAGAAAAAGTCTGATCGCAAAGGAGCTTTTAG GGTACAATGCGGATGTGATTTGCTTGCAAGAGGTGGACAACTCTCAATTCTCTAACTACTACCAGCCATTGTTTAGGTTTCATGGATACAGTTCCTTTTTGTGCTCCAAGCGACATTATAAGATCCCTAAAAACTGGCATGCAGTAGAAGAGGAGCCAACTGTCA ACATGGATTGTGAAGAAAAGGGTGATGAAAGTCTTACTGAGGCATCTGTTGGCACTGAAGGTGAAGGTCAGATAATCTGCAGTGAAGGATCTGCCATCTTGTTTAAAGACTCAAAATTTAG GTTAGTAGCTGACTGCACCATAAACATAGCGACAGCCCTAGAAACTGACAGCCGCTATGCTGATATCAAAGAAGCTGCTATGAACTCTAGACTGGTAACAGAGAAGCTTTTCTACAGATCTGGGTGCTGCGTTCAA ACTGTGGTCCTAGAATCAAGAGATGACAAAAGCAAGCGGTTATGTCTGGCTACGACACATCTTTACTTCCACCCGCTTGGCTCTGTGGTGAGGCTTCTCCAGACAGCAGTTGCGCTGCGCCACATCCACTCAGTCAAGTCTTCATACAAATCTGAG GGTTGTTCTATGCCAGTGTTGTTCTGTGGAGACTTCAACAGCGCCCCGAACTCAAAGATAGTACAGCTGGTGCGAAGTCGCGGTGTTTCTGACAATGATGGCGTCTGGAATGAGA ATGCACTTTACTCAATGGAGGGTGTCAACTTACAGCACTCTCTCTACCTGGAAACAGCGTGCGGCTTCCCAAAATACACCAACTATGTGCCACAGTTTAAAGAGTGTATTGACTATATTTTTTATGAGAAGCATTGCTTCTCTGTTGAATCTGTCACCTCTTTACCCAGTGAAGAATTCATGGCTTCTCACCGAAATGGTATACCTAGTGAAAACTTTCCTTCTGACCACCTTGCTCTCTGCTGTGAGCTTTCATGGTTACCGTTAGAATGA